In one window of Chryseobacterium sp. JV274 DNA:
- a CDS encoding RHS repeat domain-containing protein, which produces MQEYNKEVEKFSTKELYPSQKSAYEKNGDMVLFYLPGRLHERYAKVDLKSHVFDIKHSMFLNTDDLLEINHFKYFLPKKYSTFYKYPIGRSGTAGGDFFTLIEFNELGLVKSIEKNLPDAKNKYLYHYNKYGQLLRIAEDKMIDKILLENIYDENGRLISQKKNTRDIQSVREFSYDKNDNILVENIKEKVIAPNGKVVKDETYTLRYQYDSKGKIVRKYSENENHVVEFQYDPASDTLMNIVEYYGISDKGDAKKWVNHFTKTTYTYTKDQITGENKYEYNIVNASVLADKKWTPISVEQQKALAWKKFKEGSETPLSEIDKKYQYETGAIHTEINTYNFSNKFKNGKTEVNKELADSEKIKFILDNNGRITQKEISNTKKNSSEVQVFYY; this is translated from the coding sequence ATGCAGGAATATAATAAAGAGGTTGAAAAGTTCAGCACCAAAGAATTGTACCCCAGCCAGAAGAGTGCTTATGAGAAAAATGGAGATATGGTATTGTTTTACCTACCCGGCAGACTGCATGAAAGGTATGCGAAAGTTGACCTGAAATCGCATGTTTTTGATATAAAGCATTCAATGTTTCTGAATACGGATGATCTGCTGGAGATTAATCATTTCAAATATTTTTTACCCAAAAAGTATTCTACTTTTTATAAATACCCTATTGGAAGAAGCGGAACGGCAGGAGGTGATTTCTTTACACTTATAGAATTTAATGAGCTTGGGCTCGTTAAAAGTATCGAAAAAAATCTTCCGGATGCCAAAAACAAATATCTGTATCACTACAATAAGTATGGTCAGTTATTGCGGATAGCTGAAGATAAAATGATTGATAAAATCTTGTTGGAGAATATATATGATGAAAACGGGAGGCTAATTTCTCAAAAGAAGAATACCAGAGATATACAGTCAGTAAGAGAATTTTCTTATGATAAAAATGATAATATTCTAGTAGAAAATATAAAAGAAAAAGTAATAGCACCTAACGGTAAAGTGGTAAAAGATGAAACTTATACTTTGCGCTATCAATATGACAGTAAAGGAAAAATCGTAAGAAAATACAGTGAAAATGAAAATCATGTTGTTGAATTTCAGTACGATCCTGCAAGTGATACCCTTATGAATATTGTTGAATATTACGGGATTTCAGATAAAGGAGATGCAAAAAAATGGGTAAATCATTTTACGAAGACAACTTACACCTATACTAAAGATCAGATTACGGGAGAGAACAAGTATGAATATAATATTGTAAATGCTTCAGTTCTTGCAGATAAAAAATGGACCCCAATATCTGTAGAACAACAAAAAGCATTAGCCTGGAAGAAATTTAAAGAAGGATCTGAAACACCACTGTCAGAAATTGATAAAAAGTATCAATATGAGACAGGTGCAATTCATACTGAAATCAATACCTACAATTTTTCCAACAAGTTTAAAAATGGAAAAACAGAAGTAAATAAAGAACTTGCCGATTCGGAAAAAATTAAGTTTATACTGGATAATAACGGAAGGATAACTCAGAAAGAAATTAGCAATACCAAAAAAAACAGCTCAGAAGTGCAAGTATTTTATTATTAA
- a CDS encoding ATP-dependent Clp protease ATP-binding subunit — MGVLVTNETVKQLFHIAQSIAKENYNGTYGGPHILQALMHKDIGLNEFLKSIDKDPGYFYEWADVRIEEYPKTNHLPDEVGQDDAIDTLIEEADDIRLKLGLDEITPICILTAIVKPQVVFSLQQLKSLPLREHEIFNLYRKDTPFTVSEDGDFSSLFSNGSDYSDSSFPSIKSYCVDRTAQARKGEIENIIGRDKELRMLVEILCRRSKPNVIIIGEPGVGKTALVEGFATEIIKGNVPEMLKNGTLLELDTGALLAGTSYKGEIEDRLKKVINECKKIEKAILFIDEIHTLLDPKGSIGNVANLLKPELARGEITVIGATTQEEYRKIIEPEQAFNRRFEVLTVHEPDEKTCVKMIDVLLEGYKKHHGIEVEKTAIPECVRLAKRYAKGKKLPDAAIDLLDRTMAAIKMLDELSEKELSSWKESYDVILNEEYADSKDKADELIWTYNLLRDKISPILWGSLSEQPAIDNSMPVDQIQQIIEDTYAELLQHAAKKREKVDRLELAAVMAAKTNIPIGKIQAQEKEKLLNMESLLLNRVVGQDHALKILSDAIVENRSGLNKPGQPIGSFFLLGPTGTGKTELAKSMAELLFNDEKAMVRFDMSEFKEEHSAALLYGAPPGYVGYEEGGMLVNKIRQQPYTVVLFDEIEKAHHSVFDVFLQIMDEGKVHDKLGKEGDFSNALILFTSNIGSEEIVKQFEEGKIPESSSLMQIMSNSGRFRPEFLARITEIIPFAPITESIAERIFNIQLKSLHTSLTRLGITLKISDDAVRNLALGGFSSKYGARQISGVIRAQLARPISKMIVREEVKSGQTIHVDWNNDEEKPSWKVD, encoded by the coding sequence ATGGGAGTACTAGTAACCAACGAAACCGTAAAGCAACTATTTCACATTGCTCAGTCGATAGCGAAGGAAAATTATAATGGAACCTATGGAGGCCCGCATATTCTGCAGGCTTTAATGCATAAGGATATCGGACTTAATGAATTTCTGAAAAGTATAGATAAAGATCCCGGCTATTTCTATGAATGGGCAGATGTCCGCATTGAAGAATACCCTAAAACAAATCATCTTCCCGATGAAGTAGGTCAGGATGATGCGATAGATACCCTTATCGAAGAGGCAGATGATATCCGTTTAAAATTAGGATTAGATGAGATTACTCCCATCTGTATTTTGACAGCAATTGTAAAACCACAGGTTGTTTTCTCACTTCAACAGCTCAAATCACTTCCGTTGAGAGAACATGAGATATTCAATCTTTATAGAAAAGATACACCGTTTACCGTTTCAGAAGATGGTGATTTCTCTTCATTGTTTTCAAATGGTTCAGACTATTCAGACTCTTCTTTTCCTTCCATTAAAAGTTACTGCGTAGACAGAACGGCACAGGCGAGAAAAGGAGAAATTGAAAATATCATTGGTAGAGATAAAGAACTAAGAATGCTGGTGGAAATCCTTTGCCGAAGAAGCAAACCCAATGTAATCATTATAGGGGAACCGGGAGTAGGGAAAACAGCATTGGTAGAAGGATTTGCTACTGAGATTATCAAAGGAAACGTTCCTGAAATGCTTAAAAACGGAACTCTTTTAGAACTGGACACGGGAGCATTACTAGCCGGAACTTCTTATAAAGGAGAAATTGAAGACCGTCTGAAAAAAGTAATCAATGAATGTAAGAAAATTGAAAAAGCCATTCTTTTCATTGATGAGATTCATACCCTTTTAGACCCCAAAGGAAGCATCGGAAACGTTGCCAACCTTTTGAAACCTGAGCTTGCCAGAGGGGAAATCACCGTAATTGGAGCTACAACACAGGAAGAATACAGAAAAATTATAGAGCCGGAACAAGCTTTCAATCGTCGTTTTGAGGTATTAACAGTACATGAGCCGGATGAAAAAACCTGCGTAAAAATGATTGATGTACTGCTTGAAGGTTACAAAAAGCATCATGGTATTGAAGTCGAAAAAACCGCAATTCCGGAATGTGTACGTTTGGCTAAAAGATATGCAAAAGGTAAAAAATTACCCGATGCTGCTATTGACTTATTAGACAGAACAATGGCAGCCATCAAAATGCTTGATGAATTGTCAGAAAAAGAACTCAGCAGCTGGAAAGAAAGCTATGATGTTATTTTAAATGAAGAATATGCAGACAGCAAAGATAAAGCAGACGAGTTGATCTGGACTTACAACTTATTAAGAGATAAAATAAGCCCGATCCTTTGGGGATCGCTGAGTGAGCAGCCTGCCATTGACAACTCTATGCCGGTAGATCAGATTCAGCAGATTATTGAAGATACCTATGCCGAACTTCTACAGCATGCTGCGAAGAAAAGAGAAAAAGTAGACAGACTTGAACTTGCCGCTGTAATGGCTGCTAAAACCAATATTCCAATTGGAAAGATCCAGGCTCAGGAAAAAGAAAAACTCCTGAATATGGAATCACTTCTTCTGAACAGAGTCGTAGGGCAGGATCATGCATTAAAAATCCTTTCCGATGCTATTGTTGAAAACCGAAGCGGGTTGAATAAACCCGGGCAGCCCATTGGATCATTCTTCCTTCTGGGACCTACCGGAACCGGTAAAACAGAGCTGGCAAAATCTATGGCAGAATTACTTTTCAATGATGAAAAGGCAATGGTGCGTTTTGATATGTCAGAATTTAAAGAAGAACATTCCGCAGCCTTATTGTACGGAGCGCCTCCGGGATATGTAGGATATGAAGAAGGAGGTATGCTTGTCAATAAAATCAGACAACAGCCCTATACCGTTGTTTTATTTGACGAAATTGAAAAAGCCCATCATTCAGTTTTTGACGTATTCCTTCAGATTATGGACGAAGGAAAAGTACACGATAAACTGGGTAAAGAAGGAGATTTCAGCAATGCATTGATCCTTTTTACCTCCAATATCGGAAGCGAAGAAATTGTAAAACAGTTTGAAGAAGGAAAAATTCCGGAATCATCTTCATTGATGCAGATTATGTCCAATTCAGGACGATTCAGACCTGAGTTTTTAGCAAGAATCACCGAGATCATTCCTTTTGCACCGATCACAGAATCTATTGCAGAAAGAATCTTCAATATTCAGCTGAAATCACTTCATACCTCACTTACGAGATTGGGAATAACCTTAAAGATTAGTGATGATGCAGTAAGAAATCTGGCATTAGGCGGATTCAGCAGCAAGTATGGAGCAAGACAGATCTCAGGAGTAATCCGTGCACAGCTTGCAAGACCGATCTCTAAAATGATTGTTAGAGAAGAAGTAAAATCCGGCCAGACCATTCATGTTGATTGGAATAATGACGAAGAAAAACCAAGCTGGAAAGTAGATTAA
- a CDS encoding lytic transglycosylase domain-containing protein, whose amino-acid sequence MKTIVRNIFTGLLLLGTVISVNGQFLAASDTSESSVRKYKGIINANKDLVEFIEQLLLQKGLPKHLRNLALIESHFDRNITSGAGAVGIWQLMTAHANQYGLTEQNRTDVYKSTKTAVISLGNLYKKYNNWVTVVAAYNCGEGNIAKAMEAAGSSQYHEFSKYLPGETINHVKKYLNACYATGELQSVLSNYNSSRINKIFFEDGNRREMTAALSETEINAGFNLKVVADELNVDMDKILTWNPGIVEELQRKGESPFYLPVDLMPDFLLRKNKILVRSIKEGASIQQ is encoded by the coding sequence ATGAAAACCATTGTCAGAAATATTTTTACAGGCTTACTATTATTAGGAACTGTTATAAGTGTAAATGGGCAGTTTCTTGCTGCTTCAGATACTTCAGAAAGCAGTGTGAGAAAATATAAAGGCATCATTAATGCCAATAAAGATCTTGTAGAATTTATTGAACAGTTACTTCTTCAGAAAGGGCTTCCCAAGCATTTGAGAAACCTGGCCCTGATAGAGTCCCATTTCGACAGAAATATCACTTCCGGAGCCGGAGCAGTAGGTATATGGCAGTTGATGACTGCACATGCCAACCAATATGGGCTTACGGAACAAAATCGTACCGATGTCTATAAAAGTACGAAAACAGCTGTTATCTCATTAGGAAACCTTTATAAAAAATATAACAATTGGGTAACCGTTGTGGCAGCTTATAACTGCGGTGAAGGCAATATTGCCAAAGCGATGGAAGCTGCAGGCTCCTCTCAATATCACGAATTCTCTAAATACCTTCCCGGAGAAACTATTAACCATGTGAAGAAATACCTCAATGCATGCTATGCTACAGGAGAACTTCAGAGTGTTTTAAGTAACTATAATTCTTCAAGAATCAACAAAATTTTCTTTGAGGACGGAAACAGAAGAGAGATGACCGCTGCGCTTTCAGAAACGGAAATCAACGCCGGATTCAATCTGAAAGTTGTCGCTGATGAGCTTAACGTAGACATGGATAAAATCCTTACGTGGAATCCTGGTATTGTAGAAGAACTGCAGAGAAAAGGAGAAAGCCCTTTCTATCTTCCTGTTGACCTTATGCCGGATTTCCTGCTCAGAAAAAATAAAATACTGGTTCGTTCCATCAAAGAAGGAGCAAGTATTCAACAGTAA
- the tssD gene encoding type VI secretion system tube protein TssD, with product MAERNSRGILKFNGGEGQKLLKMNYSVSRSTDVSGRVASDPSNALIKVTVEATEKSDILESLLNGKYKPTKGEITFNKSHEEGTLITLNWENGYVIQHEVDFDAVDSNSMLISFVISAETIDYGTSQYAGLWPSAGSN from the coding sequence ATGGCAGAAAGAAATTCAAGAGGAATCTTAAAATTCAACGGAGGAGAAGGACAAAAGCTGTTAAAAATGAATTACAGTGTATCCAGATCTACAGACGTATCAGGACGTGTAGCATCAGATCCTTCTAACGCATTGATCAAAGTAACAGTAGAAGCTACTGAAAAATCTGACATCCTTGAAAGCTTGTTAAACGGTAAATACAAGCCTACAAAAGGAGAAATTACATTCAACAAGTCTCACGAAGAAGGAACATTAATCACTTTGAACTGGGAAAACGGATACGTAATCCAGCACGAAGTAGACTTCGATGCAGTAGACAGCAACAGTATGCTGATCAGCTTCGTAATCAGCGCTGAAACCATTGACTACGGTACTTCTCAGTACGCTGGACTATGGCCTTCAGCAGGTAGTAATTAA
- the tssD gene encoding type VI secretion system tube protein TssD, which yields MAERNSRGILKFNGGEGQKLLKMNYSVSRSTDVSGRVASDPSNALIKVTVEATEKSDILESLLNGKYKPTKGEITFNKSHEEGTLITLNWENGYVIQHEVDFDAVDSNSMLISFVVSAETIDYGTSQYAGLWPGK from the coding sequence ATGGCAGAAAGAAATTCAAGAGGAATTTTAAAATTCAACGGAGGAGAAGGACAGAAACTGTTAAAAATGAATTACAGTGTATCAAGATCTACAGACGTATCAGGACGTGTAGCATCAGATCCTTCTAATGCATTAATCAAGGTTACAGTAGAAGCTACTGAAAAATCTGACATCCTTGAAAGCTTGTTAAACGGTAAATACAAGCCTACAAAAGGAGAAATTACATTCAACAAATCTCACGAAGAAGGAACATTAATTACTTTGAATTGGGAGAATGGATACGTAATCCAGCACGAAGTAGACTTCGATGCAGTAGACAGCAACAGTATGCTGATCAGTTTTGTAGTAAGTGCCGAAACTATTGACTACGGTACTTCTCAATATGCTGGATTATGGCCAGGTAAATAA
- the polA gene encoding DNA polymerase I codes for MDATQDKRLFLIDAYAMIFRGYYALIRNPRLTSKGLDTSAIFGFTNSLIELIRREKPTHLAVVFDVGQASVRTDDYSDYKANRSETPEAIKIAVPYIHRILEAMHIPRLGVEGYEADDVIGTIACKAEKEGYTTFMVTPDKDFAQLVTDKIKIYKPGLKGGDIEILGVDEVKAKYEIEDPKQVIDFLAMMGDAVDNIPGLEGVGEKTAMKFLKEFGNIETLLANTDQLKGKLKEKVEASAERGILSKKLATIICDAPVEFHQEQYDLETPDFEKVKEVFDEIEFRRLYENLYRAFASAPTETVVVSEVEVKQTPAGTEMKGQVMQLDLFANFEELEQATSTKSTIEQNDHLYQFIDNPKAQKKLVDNLLKQKVVCFDTETTSLNELEAELVGMSFSYKKGLAYYIPLSEDRAEVLQTLEIFRPFFEKEDLLKIAHNLKYDYKVLKQYDITVKGAMFDTMIAHYLLNPDGRHGMDYLSEVYLNYKPVSIETIIGKKGKKQGSFRDADLRTQTDYAAEDADITFQLYELFAPQLKKENLEELFYNIEMPLMEVLAKMELAGISLDEKWLAQESIDLENDLKQLETTIFELSGEEFNMNSPKQLGEILFEKMQLDPKAKKTKTGQYATSEDVLQKLSSKHEIIKHILEYRTYQKLKSTYVDALPSQIDKEDNRVHTNFSQTTAATGRLASVNPNLQNIPIRTLRGQQIRGAFVSGEGKKIISADYSQIELRLIAEISGEDNMIKAFQDGEDIHASTAAKLFKIPLEEVSKTQRSQAKTVNFGIIYGQGAFALAEQTGLSRTEAKQMIEAYFETYPKLKEYMAEQVNKARQMGYVETILGRKRHLKDINSNNFVVRGHAERNAVNAPVQGSAADVVKLAMIKIDREIMEQQLKTKMLLQVHDELIFESPADEIEAASKLIKTEMENALKTQVPLLVEIGVGDNWLEAH; via the coding sequence ATGGACGCAACACAAGATAAAAGGCTGTTTCTCATCGATGCCTATGCGATGATTTTCAGAGGATATTACGCATTAATCAGGAATCCGAGACTCACCAGCAAAGGACTGGATACTTCTGCTATCTTTGGTTTTACCAATTCTTTGATCGAATTGATCAGAAGAGAAAAACCTACCCACCTGGCAGTAGTTTTTGATGTAGGACAGGCTAGTGTAAGAACTGATGACTATTCAGATTACAAAGCCAACAGAAGCGAAACTCCTGAGGCGATTAAAATTGCTGTTCCATACATCCACAGAATTCTTGAAGCCATGCATATTCCACGCCTGGGAGTAGAAGGATATGAAGCGGATGATGTAATAGGTACCATTGCGTGCAAAGCAGAAAAAGAAGGGTACACCACTTTCATGGTAACGCCGGATAAGGATTTTGCACAGCTGGTTACAGATAAAATTAAGATTTATAAGCCAGGTTTAAAAGGTGGTGATATTGAAATTCTGGGCGTTGATGAGGTAAAGGCAAAATATGAGATTGAAGATCCTAAGCAGGTTATCGATTTTCTTGCCATGATGGGAGATGCGGTAGATAATATCCCCGGACTGGAAGGTGTAGGAGAGAAAACTGCGATGAAGTTCCTTAAAGAATTCGGAAATATAGAAACTTTATTAGCTAATACTGATCAACTGAAAGGAAAACTGAAAGAGAAAGTAGAAGCTTCTGCAGAACGTGGCATTTTATCTAAAAAATTAGCAACCATTATCTGTGATGCTCCTGTAGAATTCCATCAGGAACAATACGATCTGGAAACGCCGGATTTTGAAAAAGTAAAAGAAGTTTTTGATGAAATAGAATTCAGAAGACTTTACGAAAACCTTTACAGAGCTTTTGCATCTGCTCCAACAGAAACAGTGGTTGTGAGTGAAGTGGAAGTGAAGCAGACTCCAGCTGGTACAGAAATGAAAGGACAGGTGATGCAGCTTGATCTTTTTGCCAATTTTGAAGAGCTGGAACAGGCTACTTCTACAAAATCTACTATTGAGCAGAACGATCATCTTTATCAGTTTATCGACAATCCGAAAGCCCAGAAAAAATTAGTTGATAATCTGTTGAAGCAAAAGGTTGTTTGCTTTGATACGGAAACTACTTCATTAAACGAACTGGAAGCAGAATTGGTGGGAATGAGTTTCTCTTATAAAAAAGGGCTTGCCTATTATATTCCGCTTTCTGAAGACAGAGCCGAAGTGTTACAGACGTTAGAGATTTTCAGGCCGTTTTTTGAAAAGGAAGACCTGCTGAAAATTGCTCACAATCTGAAATACGATTATAAAGTTTTAAAACAATACGACATTACTGTTAAAGGGGCAATGTTTGATACCATGATCGCCCATTACCTGTTGAATCCGGACGGAAGACATGGTATGGATTATCTTTCAGAAGTATACCTGAACTATAAACCGGTATCCATAGAAACCATCATCGGGAAAAAAGGTAAGAAACAGGGCAGCTTCAGAGATGCAGATCTGAGAACGCAGACAGATTATGCAGCAGAAGATGCAGACATCACTTTCCAATTGTATGAGCTTTTTGCACCACAATTGAAAAAAGAAAATCTGGAAGAGCTTTTCTATAATATTGAAATGCCTCTGATGGAAGTCTTGGCAAAAATGGAACTGGCAGGTATTTCTCTAGATGAAAAATGGCTGGCACAGGAAAGTATAGATCTTGAAAATGACCTGAAGCAGTTAGAAACTACAATTTTTGAACTTTCAGGGGAAGAATTCAACATGAACTCACCCAAACAGCTTGGAGAAATTCTGTTTGAAAAAATGCAGCTGGATCCGAAAGCCAAAAAAACAAAGACAGGACAATATGCAACTTCAGAAGATGTTCTTCAGAAATTAAGTTCAAAACATGAGATCATTAAGCATATTCTGGAATACAGAACCTATCAGAAATTAAAATCAACCTATGTAGATGCGCTGCCTTCGCAGATTGATAAAGAAGATAACAGAGTACATACCAATTTCTCACAGACGACAGCTGCTACAGGCCGTCTGGCGAGTGTAAATCCAAACCTGCAGAATATCCCGATCCGAACTTTGAGAGGACAGCAGATTCGTGGAGCCTTTGTTTCCGGAGAAGGGAAGAAGATTATTTCTGCCGATTATTCACAGATTGAACTTCGTTTAATCGCTGAAATTTCAGGAGAAGATAATATGATCAAAGCATTCCAGGACGGAGAAGATATTCATGCTTCCACAGCAGCAAAACTCTTTAAAATTCCTCTGGAAGAAGTCTCCAAAACCCAGAGAAGCCAGGCAAAGACTGTAAACTTTGGTATCATCTACGGACAGGGAGCTTTTGCATTGGCAGAGCAGACTGGATTATCCCGTACAGAAGCCAAACAGATGATCGAAGCGTATTTTGAAACCTATCCAAAACTGAAAGAATACATGGCGGAACAGGTGAATAAGGCACGTCAGATGGGCTATGTGGAAACTATTTTAGGAAGAAAGCGTCACTTGAAAGATATCAATTCCAACAATTTTGTAGTAAGAGGTCATGCAGAAAGGAATGCTGTGAATGCACCGGTTCAGGGAAGTGCCGCAGACGTTGTAAAGCTTGCGATGATCAAAATAGACAGAGAAATCATGGAACAGCAGTTAAAAACAAAAATGCTGCTTCAGGTACATGACGAATTGATATTTGAATCACCGGCAGATGAAATTGAAGCCGCTTCAAAACTCATCAAAACTGAAATGGAAAATGCCTTAAAAACACAGGTTCCATTGTTAGTAGAGATTGGAGTAGGAGACAATTGGCTGGAAGCTCATTAA
- a CDS encoding zinc-ribbon domain-containing protein, translating into MSLIKCPKCQSELNSTDIFCSQCGYFIKNEIKDTSEKKIYKAPQKNNNGCGIALFIFIAFLFIVFLIKTCSKPENTSRSTTNSVSTHPSKEDSIKNKARIDSIDKQQKIEEEKFLKTKAGKIYKKHSEWSKEDCIKIADHRIWIGMHYDMLVYMRGKPNNVNTSNYGDGQHYQACWHDYDPSCFYFDESQIITSYN; encoded by the coding sequence ATGTCATTAATTAAATGTCCCAAATGTCAAAGTGAATTAAATAGTACTGATATCTTTTGTTCTCAATGCGGTTACTTTATCAAAAATGAGATTAAAGACACTTCAGAAAAAAAAATTTATAAAGCGCCACAAAAAAATAATAATGGATGTGGTATTGCTTTATTCATATTTATAGCATTTCTATTTATTGTATTTCTAATTAAAACCTGCTCTAAACCTGAAAACACATCTCGTTCTACAACCAACTCAGTATCAACTCATCCTTCCAAAGAAGATAGTATTAAGAATAAAGCACGAATCGATAGTATTGATAAACAACAAAAAATTGAGGAAGAGAAGTTTTTAAAAACAAAAGCAGGAAAAATCTATAAAAAACATTCCGAATGGTCTAAGGAAGATTGCATTAAAATCGCTGACCATCGAATTTGGATTGGTATGCATTACGATATGCTCGTATATATGAGGGGAAAACCTAATAATGTAAATACCTCAAATTATGGTGATGGGCAACATTATCAGGCATGCTGGCATGATTATGATCCATCATGTTTTTATTTTGATGAAAGTCAAATTATAACTTCTTATAATTAA
- a CDS encoding protein phosphatase 2C domain-containing protein, with protein sequence MKLYSTLQIGDYHINHCEDYLLIKKINSDKIVCAVMDGCSTAMDSHFASALFGKLLRKVIIETGYKSLYEKDIQRSLDEDLKEIVEGLFKELVFSKNHMMLDEKELLATLIILVYDKVKDEGIILAIGDGVICVNGKIMEFDRNNKPDYLAYHLHENFEDWYSNQSQKIIFNDPNDISIATDGILSFSKIKKTDSDEMINFAEYLMIDRQNSDTEEMLNRKLKQLEHQYGVKPTDDLAMIRMIK encoded by the coding sequence ATGAAATTATATTCTACCTTACAAATCGGAGATTATCATATCAACCACTGTGAAGACTATTTGCTTATTAAAAAGATCAATTCTGATAAAATAGTATGTGCTGTAATGGACGGCTGCTCTACAGCGATGGACAGTCATTTTGCTTCGGCACTTTTTGGAAAGCTTTTACGTAAAGTGATCATTGAAACAGGTTATAAATCTTTATATGAAAAAGATATTCAACGCAGTCTAGACGAAGATCTCAAAGAAATAGTTGAAGGCCTATTCAAAGAACTTGTATTTAGTAAAAATCATATGATGCTGGATGAAAAAGAGCTGTTAGCCACTCTTATCATCTTGGTTTATGACAAAGTAAAGGACGAAGGAATAATCTTAGCCATTGGTGACGGCGTTATTTGCGTCAATGGAAAGATAATGGAATTTGATCGTAATAATAAACCTGATTACCTTGCCTATCATCTTCATGAAAACTTTGAAGACTGGTATTCTAATCAATCTCAGAAAATAATTTTTAATGATCCGAATGATATTTCCATTGCGACTGATGGTATTTTGAGCTTTTCAAAAATTAAAAAAACAGATTCTGATGAAATGATCAATTTTGCAGAATATTTGATGATTGACCGCCAAAATAGTGATACTGAAGAAATGCTTAACAGAAAGCTTAAACAGCTGGAGCATCAGTATGGAGTAAAACCTACAGATGATTTGGCTATGATAAGAATGATAAAATAA
- a CDS encoding immunity 22 family protein translates to MDKEISHFWLGYFKNEEDFYSFVEEDENYYIEEETDDQYVSKFAESQNIKWFDDDFIEYGFEDESLGLYDKFAEYSYADQWIPILERKLNELSLDTPVNAIIFATRFVIPNPVSVENDDYSLHYVGEIEYDI, encoded by the coding sequence ATGGATAAAGAAATTTCACACTTCTGGTTGGGGTATTTCAAGAATGAAGAAGATTTTTATAGTTTCGTAGAAGAAGATGAAAATTATTATATAGAGGAAGAAACCGACGATCAGTATGTTTCAAAATTCGCAGAATCACAGAACATCAAATGGTTTGATGATGACTTCATAGAATATGGCTTTGAGGATGAAAGTCTTGGACTTTACGACAAGTTTGCAGAATATTCTTACGCTGACCAATGGATTCCAATCCTGGAAAGAAAACTGAATGAACTAAGTCTGGATACGCCTGTGAATGCCATCATTTTTGCAACAAGATTTGTGATTCCTAATCCGGTTTCTGTAGAGAATGACGATTATTCGCTGCATTATGTGGGTGAAATAGAATATGATATTTAA
- a CDS encoding YdeI/OmpD-associated family protein has product MKPTFFSTKEEFRKWLEKHHEGEKELLTGFYKTGSGKPSMSWSESVDQALCFGWIDGVRKSIDHESYSIRFTPRKSSSIWSNINIKKVEALTKAGLMTPAGQKAFELRKENKSGIYSHEKAEVALDPVYQKQFTDHQAAWEFFESQAPSYKKVIIHWIMSAKQEKTRLSRLEKAIDTSKQLKRLE; this is encoded by the coding sequence ATGAAACCTACATTTTTTTCGACAAAGGAAGAATTCAGAAAGTGGCTTGAGAAGCACCACGAAGGGGAAAAAGAACTGTTGACAGGATTCTACAAAACCGGAAGTGGAAAACCTTCTATGAGCTGGTCTGAATCTGTAGATCAGGCTTTGTGCTTTGGCTGGATAGACGGCGTGAGAAAATCAATAGATCACGAAAGCTATTCTATCCGTTTTACGCCAAGAAAGTCTTCCAGTATCTGGAGCAATATCAATATAAAGAAAGTTGAAGCGCTCACCAAAGCAGGGCTGATGACTCCTGCAGGACAAAAAGCATTTGAACTCAGAAAAGAGAACAAATCCGGAATTTATTCCCATGAAAAAGCAGAAGTTGCTCTTGATCCTGTTTATCAAAAACAGTTTACGGATCATCAGGCTGCCTGGGAATTTTTTGAAAGCCAGGCTCCTTCTTATAAAAAGGTAATTATACACTGGATTATGAGTGCCAAGCAGGAAAAGACAAGGCTTTCACGGCTTGAAAAAGCTATTGATACAAGTAAACAATTAAAAAGATTAGAATAA